Proteins from one Oncorhynchus tshawytscha isolate Ot180627B linkage group LG16, Otsh_v2.0, whole genome shotgun sequence genomic window:
- the LOC112215808 gene encoding poly(rC)-binding protein 2 isoform X4, whose translation MDTGVIEGGLNVTLTIRLLMHGKEVGSIIGKKGESVKKMREESGARINISEGNCPERIITLAGPTTAIFKAFSMIIEKLEEDISSSMTNSTATSQPPVTLRIVVPASQCGSLIGKGGCKIKEIRESTGAQVQVAGDMLPNSTERAITIAGTPQSIIECVKQICVVMLESPPKGVTIPYRPKPSGSPVIFAGGQAYAVQGQHAIPQPDLTKLHQLAMQQSPFPIAPNNQGFQAGMDASAQTGSHELTIPNDLIGCIIGRQGAKINEIRQMSGAQIKIANPVEGSSDRQVTITGSPASISLAEYLINARLSSEATGLAAN comes from the exons ATGGACACCGGTGTGATTGAAGGAGGGCTCAATGTCACCCTTACCATTAGACTCCTTATGCACGGAAAG GAAGTTGGAAGCATTATTGGCAAG AAAGGAGAGTCTGtgaagaagatgagagaggag AGTGGCGCTCGTATCAACATCTCTGAGGGGAACTGCCCAGAGAGGATCATCACCCTGGCAGGCCCCACCACCGCCATCTTTAAAGCCTTTTCCATGATAATCGAGAAGCTGGAGGAG GACATCAGCAGCTCGATGACTAACAGCACGGCCACCAGCCAACCGCCAGTCACCCTGCGCATCGTTGTGCCTGCCAGCCAGTGTGGCTCCCTCATCGGCAAGGGCGGCTGCAAGATCAAAGAGATCAGAGAG tcgacAGGAGCTCAGGTACAGGTGGCAGGGGACATGCTGCCTAACTCCACAGAGCGTGCCATCACCATTGCAGGGACCCCCCAGTCCATCATCGAGTGTGTCAAGCAGATCTGTGTCGTCATGCTCGAG TCTCCGCCTAAGGGTGTAACCATCCCTTACAGGCCCAAACCCTCAGGCTCTCCTGTCATATTTGCGGGAGGTCAG GCATACGCTGTCCAAGGACAGCACGCCATTCCACAGCCTGAC cttactAAACTCCACCAGCTGGCCATGCAGCAGAGCCCTTTCCCCATCGCTCCCAACAACCAGGGTTTCCAGG CTGGGATGGATGCTTCTGCACAAACTGGTTCCCATGAGCTGACCATTCCAAATGAT TTGATTGGCTGCATCATTGGCCGTCAGGGGGCTAAGATCAATGAGATCCGCCAGATGTCCGGGGCTCAGATCAAGATTGCCAACCCAGTGGAGGGCTCTTCTGACAGGCAGGTGACCATCACCGGCTCCCCTGCCAGCATCAGCCTGGCTGAGTACCTGATCAATGCCAG GCTGTCATCTGAAGCTACTGGACTGGCAGCCAACTGA
- the LOC112215808 gene encoding poly(rC)-binding protein 2 isoform X2, with protein sequence MDTGVIEGGLNVTLTIRLLMHGKEVGSIIGKKGESVKKMREESGARINISEGNCPERIITLAGPTTAIFKAFSMIIEKLEEDISSSMTNSTATSQPPVTLRIVVPASQCGSLIGKGGCKIKEIRESTGAQVQVAGDMLPNSTERAITIAGTPQSIIECVKQICVVMLESPPKGVTIPYRPKPSGSPVIFAGGQAYAVQGQHAIPQPDVSEGHSLTKLHQLAMQQSPFPIAPNNQGFQAGMDASAQTGSHELTIPNDLIGCIIGRQGAKINEIRQMSGAQIKIANPVEGSSDRQVTITGSPASISLAEYLINARLSSEATGLAAN encoded by the exons ATGGACACCGGTGTGATTGAAGGAGGGCTCAATGTCACCCTTACCATTAGACTCCTTATGCACGGAAAG GAAGTTGGAAGCATTATTGGCAAG AAAGGAGAGTCTGtgaagaagatgagagaggag AGTGGCGCTCGTATCAACATCTCTGAGGGGAACTGCCCAGAGAGGATCATCACCCTGGCAGGCCCCACCACCGCCATCTTTAAAGCCTTTTCCATGATAATCGAGAAGCTGGAGGAG GACATCAGCAGCTCGATGACTAACAGCACGGCCACCAGCCAACCGCCAGTCACCCTGCGCATCGTTGTGCCTGCCAGCCAGTGTGGCTCCCTCATCGGCAAGGGCGGCTGCAAGATCAAAGAGATCAGAGAG tcgacAGGAGCTCAGGTACAGGTGGCAGGGGACATGCTGCCTAACTCCACAGAGCGTGCCATCACCATTGCAGGGACCCCCCAGTCCATCATCGAGTGTGTCAAGCAGATCTGTGTCGTCATGCTCGAG TCTCCGCCTAAGGGTGTAACCATCCCTTACAGGCCCAAACCCTCAGGCTCTCCTGTCATATTTGCGGGAGGTCAG GCATACGCTGTCCAAGGACAGCACGCCATTCCACAGCCTGACGTAAGTGAAGGTCATTCT cttactAAACTCCACCAGCTGGCCATGCAGCAGAGCCCTTTCCCCATCGCTCCCAACAACCAGGGTTTCCAGG CTGGGATGGATGCTTCTGCACAAACTGGTTCCCATGAGCTGACCATTCCAAATGAT TTGATTGGCTGCATCATTGGCCGTCAGGGGGCTAAGATCAATGAGATCCGCCAGATGTCCGGGGCTCAGATCAAGATTGCCAACCCAGTGGAGGGCTCTTCTGACAGGCAGGTGACCATCACCGGCTCCCCTGCCAGCATCAGCCTGGCTGAGTACCTGATCAATGCCAG GCTGTCATCTGAAGCTACTGGACTGGCAGCCAACTGA
- the LOC112215808 gene encoding poly(rC)-binding protein 2 isoform X3, giving the protein MDTGVIEGGLNVTLTIRLLMHGKEVGSIIGKKGESVKKMREESGARINISEGNCPERIITLAGPTTAIFKAFSMIIEKLEEDISSSMTNSTATSQPPVTLRIVVPASQCGSLIGKGGCKIKEIRESTGAQVQVAGDMLPNSTERAITIAGTPQSIIECVKQICVVMLEVSPPKGVTIPYRPKPSGSPVIFAGGQAYAVQGQHAIPQPDLTKLHQLAMQQSPFPIAPNNQGFQAGMDASAQTGSHELTIPNDLIGCIIGRQGAKINEIRQMSGAQIKIANPVEGSSDRQVTITGSPASISLAEYLINARLSSEATGLAAN; this is encoded by the exons ATGGACACCGGTGTGATTGAAGGAGGGCTCAATGTCACCCTTACCATTAGACTCCTTATGCACGGAAAG GAAGTTGGAAGCATTATTGGCAAG AAAGGAGAGTCTGtgaagaagatgagagaggag AGTGGCGCTCGTATCAACATCTCTGAGGGGAACTGCCCAGAGAGGATCATCACCCTGGCAGGCCCCACCACCGCCATCTTTAAAGCCTTTTCCATGATAATCGAGAAGCTGGAGGAG GACATCAGCAGCTCGATGACTAACAGCACGGCCACCAGCCAACCGCCAGTCACCCTGCGCATCGTTGTGCCTGCCAGCCAGTGTGGCTCCCTCATCGGCAAGGGCGGCTGCAAGATCAAAGAGATCAGAGAG tcgacAGGAGCTCAGGTACAGGTGGCAGGGGACATGCTGCCTAACTCCACAGAGCGTGCCATCACCATTGCAGGGACCCCCCAGTCCATCATCGAGTGTGTCAAGCAGATCTGTGTCGTCATGCTCGAGGTA TCTCCGCCTAAGGGTGTAACCATCCCTTACAGGCCCAAACCCTCAGGCTCTCCTGTCATATTTGCGGGAGGTCAG GCATACGCTGTCCAAGGACAGCACGCCATTCCACAGCCTGAC cttactAAACTCCACCAGCTGGCCATGCAGCAGAGCCCTTTCCCCATCGCTCCCAACAACCAGGGTTTCCAGG CTGGGATGGATGCTTCTGCACAAACTGGTTCCCATGAGCTGACCATTCCAAATGAT TTGATTGGCTGCATCATTGGCCGTCAGGGGGCTAAGATCAATGAGATCCGCCAGATGTCCGGGGCTCAGATCAAGATTGCCAACCCAGTGGAGGGCTCTTCTGACAGGCAGGTGACCATCACCGGCTCCCCTGCCAGCATCAGCCTGGCTGAGTACCTGATCAATGCCAG GCTGTCATCTGAAGCTACTGGACTGGCAGCCAACTGA
- the LOC112215808 gene encoding poly(rC)-binding protein 2 isoform X1, whose protein sequence is MDTGVIEGGLNVTLTIRLLMHGKEVGSIIGKKGESVKKMREESGARINISEGNCPERIITLAGPTTAIFKAFSMIIEKLEEDISSSMTNSTATSQPPVTLRIVVPASQCGSLIGKGGCKIKEIRESTGAQVQVAGDMLPNSTERAITIAGTPQSIIECVKQICVVMLEVSPPKGVTIPYRPKPSGSPVIFAGGQAYAVQGQHAIPQPDVSEGHSLTKLHQLAMQQSPFPIAPNNQGFQAGMDASAQTGSHELTIPNDLIGCIIGRQGAKINEIRQMSGAQIKIANPVEGSSDRQVTITGSPASISLAEYLINARLSSEATGLAAN, encoded by the exons ATGGACACCGGTGTGATTGAAGGAGGGCTCAATGTCACCCTTACCATTAGACTCCTTATGCACGGAAAG GAAGTTGGAAGCATTATTGGCAAG AAAGGAGAGTCTGtgaagaagatgagagaggag AGTGGCGCTCGTATCAACATCTCTGAGGGGAACTGCCCAGAGAGGATCATCACCCTGGCAGGCCCCACCACCGCCATCTTTAAAGCCTTTTCCATGATAATCGAGAAGCTGGAGGAG GACATCAGCAGCTCGATGACTAACAGCACGGCCACCAGCCAACCGCCAGTCACCCTGCGCATCGTTGTGCCTGCCAGCCAGTGTGGCTCCCTCATCGGCAAGGGCGGCTGCAAGATCAAAGAGATCAGAGAG tcgacAGGAGCTCAGGTACAGGTGGCAGGGGACATGCTGCCTAACTCCACAGAGCGTGCCATCACCATTGCAGGGACCCCCCAGTCCATCATCGAGTGTGTCAAGCAGATCTGTGTCGTCATGCTCGAGGTA TCTCCGCCTAAGGGTGTAACCATCCCTTACAGGCCCAAACCCTCAGGCTCTCCTGTCATATTTGCGGGAGGTCAG GCATACGCTGTCCAAGGACAGCACGCCATTCCACAGCCTGACGTAAGTGAAGGTCATTCT cttactAAACTCCACCAGCTGGCCATGCAGCAGAGCCCTTTCCCCATCGCTCCCAACAACCAGGGTTTCCAGG CTGGGATGGATGCTTCTGCACAAACTGGTTCCCATGAGCTGACCATTCCAAATGAT TTGATTGGCTGCATCATTGGCCGTCAGGGGGCTAAGATCAATGAGATCCGCCAGATGTCCGGGGCTCAGATCAAGATTGCCAACCCAGTGGAGGGCTCTTCTGACAGGCAGGTGACCATCACCGGCTCCCCTGCCAGCATCAGCCTGGCTGAGTACCTGATCAATGCCAG GCTGTCATCTGAAGCTACTGGACTGGCAGCCAACTGA